The Gammaproteobacteria bacterium genome includes the window CCGCCGCTATGTGCGTGCACCTGTCGGTGACGCAAGGCAACGCCCACCACCAGGTCGAAGCACTGTTCAAAGCATTTGGGCGTGCTTTGGGACAAGCTGTGATCATGGATGAACGCCGTACAACGAGCAGCAAAGGAGTTTTAGAATGACAAAAGAAGTCGTCATTGTGGACACCGGCTGTGCCAATCTGGCGTCCGTCAACTATGCATGCGAACGGTTGGGTTATCGGACCTGCGTCACTTGGCAAAAAGACGTCATTGCGACCGCTGAACGTGTGATCCTGCCCGGCGTCGGACACGCTGCCTATGCCATGCGTCGATTGGCTGAGCGAGGCCTCATTCCGGTCATCTCTGCACTCAAACAGCCCGTGCTCGGCATCTGTCTTGGCATGCAGCTACTTGCCGAGCATAGCGAAGAAGGCAATACCCGAATGCTTGGCATCATGCCAGCCAAGGTCACAAGACTTCCTGAACGCGTTCGATTACCACATATGGGTTGGAACCGGGTGCATTTCACTGCCGAACACGATGAATTATTTTCAGGCATTGTACAAGACAGCTATTTCTATTTTGTCCACAGCTACGCCGTGCCTGTCAGCCCTTGGACCATCGCCCAAAGTACCTACGGAATTGGCTTTTCGGCAGCGGTCCGAATCGGCAATTTCTTTGGCGTCCAGTTTCATCCCGAAAAATCATCTACGACCGGACGCCGGCTTTTGCGCAATTTCTTGGAGATGCCGACATGATTATTCCAGCCATCGATTTGTTAAACAACGTTGTCGTGCGACTGACACAGGGACGCTATCACACGCCAAGTTATTACGACATTGATGCGTCTCAATTGGCCCGTCGTTATGCAACTGAAGGGGCAAAAATGCTCCATCTTGTTGACCTAAGCGGCGCCAAAGATGCGCAGGCGCGGAGCACCAGCGGCCTACTTGCGCTGACCAAGAGCACCGACCTTGCCTGGCAAGTCGGTGGTGGTATTCGTTCCGCAGACGACATCCAACAATTG containing:
- the hisH gene encoding imidazole glycerol phosphate synthase subunit HisH → MTKEVVIVDTGCANLASVNYACERLGYRTCVTWQKDVIATAERVILPGVGHAAYAMRRLAERGLIPVISALKQPVLGICLGMQLLAEHSEEGNTRMLGIMPAKVTRLPERVRLPHMGWNRVHFTAEHDELFSGIVQDSYFYFVHSYAVPVSPWTIAQSTYGIGFSAAVRIGNFFGVQFHPEKSSTTGRRLLRNFLEMPT